The DNA sequence TTTTCAGTCCCCTCAAGTTGTGCTTGGAGTTGAAGAAAATTTTCGTTCGCTTTGAGTTGAGGGTAGTTTTCGGCAACTGCTATCAATCTTGAAAGAGCTGAGCCAAGGGCATCTTGTGCTTGTTGAAACCTTGCAAATGCTTGTGGGTCCTTTAAAACTTCTGGTGTTATAGATAATTGTCCAACTTTTGCTCTTGCTTCTGTAACTTGTGCAAAGACTTCTCTTTCATGTTTTGCGTAACCTTTAACAGTTTCAACAAGGTTTGGTATCAAATCGTATCTTCGTTGGTATTGGTTTTCCACCTGTGCCCAGGCTTGATTTAACATTTCATCAAGTTGAACAAGCTTGTTATATGTTGATGTGACCCATCCGATAGTTATCAGTGCTATCAAAAGTAAGAAACCTATAACGCCGAGAACTGCAATTAAAGTTTTTGACATGGTTTTCGTTTGATTTTTATTTTGATTTTCAAAAATATAACAAGTTCGGATTTTATTTTCAAAAATTTAGCGTTAGCGTTTTCAAAAGTCATGCGGTTTTGAGGTGGCGGGAAAAAATAAAGTAGGGAGGGTAAATCTTTATAGCGAAAACTTGACAACGAAAAATTTTTTTATTATCTTATGGAAGCACTTCCAAAAATAACTTGATTTTCCTATGGGATAACGATTTACGACATAGCTCGGGAAGCGAAGGTTGGGATCGGGACTGTCTCAAGGGTTTTGAATGGGAGTCCGCATGTATCGGAAAAGACACGAAAAAAAGTCCTTGAAGTTGCGAAGCGGTTGAATTACCAGCCTCATACCTATGCGCAAAGATTAGCAAAGCAAAAGGCTTATGCAATTTCTGCTGTCATTCCATTTTTTACAAGCTACTTCTTCATGGAAGTCCTTCGTGGGGTTCAAAGTAAAATCTCTGAGATTGGTTTTGATCTTGTTCTCTATGGCGTGAATGATCCGGCAAGTCAAATTGAATATTACATTCAAAAGAGCACACATCGTGGAAAAGTTGATGGGGTTCTTTTCTTCTCAATGAAATTTCCAGAGTCCTATGTTAGATACTTTATCCAACATTCAATACCAATAGTTCTCGTTGATACATTCCATCCAAAGTTTGATTCAATCACCGTTGATAATTATAAAGGTGCCTATCTTGCGACTGAGCATTTGATAAAAGTTGGGCATGAAAAGATCGGGATGATAAGCGCACGGCTTGAAAGCGTCCCAGCGAAGCAGAGATTTGATGGATTCAAGCAAGCAATATCTGATTATGGAAAAACTTTTTATGATAAGTTTTTTGTTGAAACGAAAGACACGCGACTTGATGGTTTTAATCGTGAGTCTGGATACTATGCTTGTAAGGAGTTATTAAGTCGTGGGAAGGAGATCCCGTCTGCTATTTTTGTATCAAGCGATATTCAAGCAATTGGGGTGATCCAAGCTTTGAATGAGAAAGGAATAAAAGTCCCTGATGATGTTTGCGTAATTGGCTTTGATGATATTGAACTTGCTAAAGATTTCGGACTTACGACAGTTAGACAGCCGATGTATGAAATGGGAGTTATAGCGGTGGAGAAGCTTTTTGAGCGGATAAACGATGAGAAGTTAAAAGTTGAACATGTGAAGTTTACACCAGAATTAGTAATAAGAAAAACTTGCCCGTAAGAAAAAATGAGGTTGCTATGAGTTTAAGAAATCTGTTTCTCGTTTTTCTGTTCCCTGCGATTTTATTAGCAGGAAATACTGGGAAAATAGCAGGGCGCGTAACGGACGCACAAACTGGCGAGCCAATAATTGGTGCAAATGTGATAATTGAAGGAACCTACCTTGGGGCTGCATCGGATTTAAACGGAAACTATGTCATAATAAATGTCCCGCCAGGGGTTTATAGAGTTAAAGCATCCGCAGTTGGATATAAGACAGTCATAAAGGAAAATGTAAGGGTTTCAATTGACTTAACGACACGACTTGATTTCCAGCTTGAGCCAACCGTGATTGAGCTCGGTCAAGAAGTCGTTGTAGTTGCGGAAAGACCTTTGGTTCAAAAGGATTTAACAGCTTCAACTGCTATTATTGGAAGTGAGTTAATACAAGCATTGCCGATCACGGAATTTCAAGAGGTAATTCAACTTCAAGCTGGTGTTGTTGCGGGACACATTAGAGGTGGAAGAAGCGGAGAGGTTGCATATTGGATAGATGGTGTTCCTGTGACGGATGTTTATGATAGAAGCGCTGTTATCTCAGTTGATAGGAAGTCAATTCAAGAACTTCAATTGATAAGTGGTGCGTTCAATGCTGAATATGGGCAAGCTATGTCTGGAATTATAAACATCGCAACAAAAGACGGAAGCAATAAATTTAATGGTAGTTTTACGACATATTTAGGTGGATATGCGACTGCGCATACAAACATATTTACTGGTTTGAATAAATTTGATCCTCTCTCAATCAGAAATTTTGAGGGCAATATAAGTGGTCCTATCATAAGAGATAAAATTTTCTTCTATTTGAACGGTAGATGGATCTACTTTGGCGGATGGCTTTATGGTATAAGGAAATTTAGACCTGAAAATATCGTTGATAATCGCGACCCGGATCCGAACAAATGGATAATTAGCATAAATCCACAACAGGGACTTGGTGACAGTGCCTTGGTCCCGATGAATTGGAACAGAAAAACATTCCTGCAAAGTAAGTTCACATTTCAAATTTCCCCGACTCTAAAGATTTCATACAACTATATGTATGAGTATATGAAGTATCGGAATTTTGACTTTGTGTTCAAGTATAACCCTGATGGTGATTTAAATCGTTTTCACAAGGGGATAACAAACATCTTGTCAATAAACCACACATTGAGCAAATCAACTTTCTATCAGGCAAGTTTTTCATACTTTTTCAAAGATTACAGACATTATGTGTTCAAGGATCCTCACGATCCGCGCTATGTTCATCCGAAACTTTTACTTCAGCCTGGTCCTTATAGCTTCATTGCTGGTGGTATGAAGATGGATCATTTCTACAGGAACACTGGGACATATGTTGCAAAATTGGATTTGACATCACAGATAACGAAGGTTCATCAGATTAAAACTGGTATTGAGTTTAGGTATCACACAATTTATTTTGAAGGCTTTTACCTTGATCTTTCCGATGCTGATAGAGCAAGAGATCCAATTTTTGACAAAAATCCATATGTTAGAACGAGAATACCTGATGTAAGTGAGCCAGGAAGGACATTGTTTAGGAATAATCCCAAGGAATTTTCATATTACATTCAAGACAAGATGGAGTTTAACGAGATTATTTTGAATGTCGGAGTAAGGTTTGATTATTTCCATCCAGATTGGCATGTCCTTGCTGATCCATCTGATCCGAACATATACCAACCTTTGAAGCCACAGAATAGATATTTTGACACAAACAATAATGGAATTTATGGCGATCCTGGGGATATTCCGAAGACAGTTGAGGATAGAAGAGCATACTGGTATGTTCGTGCTAAGCCGAAGTGGCAATGGAGCCCGCGAATTGGGGTTGCTTTCCCGATAACGGATAGGGGAGTTATTCATTTCTCATACGGACACTTCTTCCAGATCCCACCTTTTGAGTATCTTTATACTAATCCAGAATTTAAACTTGGTTCTGGGACCGGGAACATAGGTCTTGTCGGGAACGCTGACTTAAAGCCGGAGCAAACCGTAAGTGGAGAAATTGGTGTACAACAAGCGATAACGAATGACATAGCAATTGAATTGACTGGATATTTCAGAGACATAAGGAACTTGACAGGAACGAGAGCGGATGAGATTTTCATATTTGGTGGTTCAGCTTGGTATAATAGGTATGAGAACACAGATTTTGGGTTTGTAAGAGGGATAGTTTTCTCGCTTGATAAAAGATTTTCAAATAATTGGGCTTTGACGATTGATTATACATTCCAAGTTGCAAAGGGCAATGCTTCCGACCCAGCTCAAACAAGAAATCTTCGTCTTGGTGGGCAATGGCCAGAGGTTAAAATCATTCCGCTTGATTGGGATCAAAGACATACTTTAAATGTAACAGCTTCTTATTCTGCACCTGGAAATTGGGGATTGAGCGTGGTTGCTCAATATGGAAGTGGAACTCCATATACACCAAGGCAATCAAAGAACATCGGTACGCTATTGATAAACTCTGAAAAGAAGCCGTCAACATTTAATGTTGATTTGAGAATTTACAAGGACATCAAATTTAACTTCTTAACATTTTCGTTCTTCGCTCGTATATACAACTTGTTTGATATAAAGAATGCTTACGGCGTCTACAACGATACTGGAAGACCTGATTTCACGCTTGATTATTTGAGCGCGTTGAAACAGCAGCCTGTTCAACTTGTAAATCCGCTTGGAGAGTGGTTTACAAATCCGACATTTTATTCAGAGCCAAGGAGAATTGAAATTGGATTAACGATTTTCTTCGGACAATGAAAAATGTAGTAAGTTTAAACAAAATCAAGAAAAAGTCATGCGTAAATTTCTGAACCTAATTTTATGCCTGCTTCTGTTTCAAATTGTCGTTTCCGATTTGGCATTTGCTCAAAAGTTAAGAGGAGATAGAACATTTAGGAAAGTTGGAATTCACAATGGAAATCTTGTTAAGACGGTTTTTGGAAATTGGGGTGTGATTGCACAGCCGCCAACGCAAGGTCCACCGCTTGCGTGGAAATATGACGATAATGGATATGCTGGAGATGTAAGCATCTTGGTTGGTCTTGAGCTGTATTTCCCAAGGTATGATTCAGTTCTTAGAAGAACGGTTATTGACACGGTTCATTCAGTTGTCATTTGTCCTGTTGATAGACC is a window from the Candidatus Kryptonium sp. genome containing:
- a CDS encoding LemA family protein, with translation MSKTLIAVLGVIGFLLLIALITIGWVTSTYNKLVQLDEMLNQAWAQVENQYQRRYDLIPNLVETVKGYAKHEREVFAQVTEARAKVGQLSITPEVLKDPQAFARFQQAQDALGSALSRLIAVAENYPQLKANENFLQLQAQLEGTENRISVERRRYNEAVQQYNTYIRRFPTNIIAGMFGFRERPYFKATEQAQQAPRIQF
- a CDS encoding LacI family transcriptional regulator, translated to MAREAKVGIGTVSRVLNGSPHVSEKTRKKVLEVAKRLNYQPHTYAQRLAKQKAYAISAVIPFFTSYFFMEVLRGVQSKISEIGFDLVLYGVNDPASQIEYYIQKSTHRGKVDGVLFFSMKFPESYVRYFIQHSIPIVLVDTFHPKFDSITVDNYKGAYLATEHLIKVGHEKIGMISARLESVPAKQRFDGFKQAISDYGKTFYDKFFVETKDTRLDGFNRESGYYACKELLSRGKEIPSAIFVSSDIQAIGVIQALNEKGIKVPDDVCVIGFDDIELAKDFGLTTVRQPMYEMGVIAVEKLFERINDEKLKVEHVKFTPELVIRKTCP
- a CDS encoding TonB-dependent receptor, with the protein product MSLRNLFLVFLFPAILLAGNTGKIAGRVTDAQTGEPIIGANVIIEGTYLGAASDLNGNYVIINVPPGVYRVKASAVGYKTVIKENVRVSIDLTTRLDFQLEPTVIELGQEVVVVAERPLVQKDLTASTAIIGSELIQALPITEFQEVIQLQAGVVAGHIRGGRSGEVAYWIDGVPVTDVYDRSAVISVDRKSIQELQLISGAFNAEYGQAMSGIINIATKDGSNKFNGSFTTYLGGYATAHTNIFTGLNKFDPLSIRNFEGNISGPIIRDKIFFYLNGRWIYFGGWLYGIRKFRPENIVDNRDPDPNKWIISINPQQGLGDSALVPMNWNRKTFLQSKFTFQISPTLKISYNYMYEYMKYRNFDFVFKYNPDGDLNRFHKGITNILSINHTLSKSTFYQASFSYFFKDYRHYVFKDPHDPRYVHPKLLLQPGPYSFIAGGMKMDHFYRNTGTYVAKLDLTSQITKVHQIKTGIEFRYHTIYFEGFYLDLSDADRARDPIFDKNPYVRTRIPDVSEPGRTLFRNNPKEFSYYIQDKMEFNEIILNVGVRFDYFHPDWHVLADPSDPNIYQPLKPQNRYFDTNNNGIYGDPGDIPKTVEDRRAYWYVRAKPKWQWSPRIGVAFPITDRGVIHFSYGHFFQIPPFEYLYTNPEFKLGSGTGNIGLVGNADLKPEQTVSGEIGVQQAITNDIAIELTGYFRDIRNLTGTRADEIFIFGGSAWYNRYENTDFGFVRGIVFSLDKRFSNNWALTIDYTFQVAKGNASDPAQTRNLRLGGQWPEVKIIPLDWDQRHTLNVTASYSAPGNWGLSVVAQYGSGTPYTPRQSKNIGTLLINSEKKPSTFNVDLRIYKDIKFNFLTFSFFARIYNLFDIKNAYGVYNDTGRPDFTLDYLSALKQQPVQLVNPLGEWFTNPTFYSEPRRIEIGLTIFFGQ